A genomic window from Lotus japonicus ecotype B-129 chromosome 1, LjGifu_v1.2 includes:
- the LOC130736094 gene encoding uncharacterized protein LOC130736094, with the protein MSTTSSTNDTTYGSDSDSSCDNSHLSQRRRKKKCHYDLEPTRGMGIHEQVGIFLYILGQPCSIRNEEERFQHSGETISRQFHRVLEVVLALSGDIIKPVDPTFTDTPHQIRSDRRYYPHFKDCIGAIDGTHVKLIVPVEHQIPYTSRKGYTTTNVMAVCDFNMCFTFVLAGWEGSAHDTRIFMDALRTPRLHFPHPPHGKYYLVDAGYPIFMGYLGPYKTTRYHLPHFRLGPKARGRNEVFNFLHFSLRSTIERTFGCCKARWKIINNMPSFPLKTTTYIIVACMALHNFIRRTETGDREFLLFDKNVDLEYNVDAHNTTPEDVAWEEPTQQSVRQMERVRDAIRDGMPTTI; encoded by the exons ATGTCTACTACTAGTAGTACAAATGACACTACTTATGGGTCAGATAGTGATAGTTCATGTGATAATAGTCATTTATCACAACGTAGAAGGAAGAAAAAG TGTCATTATGATCTGGAGCCAACTAGAGGCATGGGGATTCATGAGCAAGTTGGGATTTTCTTATACATTTTAGGACAACCATGCTCCATTCGTAATGAAGAGGAGAGATTCCAACATTCTGGAGAGACCATTTCCAGACAATTCCACAGGGTTTTAGAGGTTGTACTTGCACTTTCTGGTGATATTATTAAGCCTGTTGACCCTACCTTTACGGAtacacctcatcaaattagaagTGATAGAAGATATTATCCTCACTTTAAGGATTGTATTGGTGCTATAGATGGCACTCATGTGAAATTGATAGTCCCGGTTGAACATCAGATTCCTTACACTTCTAGAAAGGGCTATACAACAACTAATGTAATGGCTGTTTGCGATTTCAATATGTGCTTCACGTTTGTGTTAGCAGGATGGGAAGGATCTGCACATGACACTAGGATCTTTATGGATGCTTTGCGCACGCCTAGATTGCATTTTCCACATCCTCCTCATG GTAAATATTATCTTGTTGATGCTGGCTATCCCATCTTTATGGGCTACTTAGGACCCTACAAAACCACCAGATATCATCTCCCCCATTTTAGATTAGGGCCCAAAGCTAGAggaagaaatgaagtgtttaattTTTTGCACTTTAGCCTCCGAAGCACAATTGAACGAACATTTGGGTGTTGCAAAGCTAGATGGAAAATAATCAACAACATGCCTTCTTTTCCATTGAAAACCACAACTTACATCATTGTTGCTTGTATGGCTTTACACAATTTCATAAGAAGGACTGAAACTGGTGATAGAGAGTTTCTTTTGTTTGATAAGAATGTTGATTTAGAGTACAATGTTGATGCTCATAACACTACCCCCGAAGATGTGGCATGGGAGGAACCAACTCAACAAAGTGTTAGGCAAATGGAGCGAGTTAGAGACGCTATTAGGGACGGGATGCCTACAACTATctag
- the LOC130736087 gene encoding L10-interacting MYB domain-containing protein-like — protein sequence MDSTQCQENGNKDGSVKRLKADWNDTNLDIFLKACVAQVRTGNRPHTHFNKPGWANLIADFNRQTGLSYEYKQLKNKWDILRGEWRAWTKLFEKETGLGWDNTRQTVAASDEWWAAKIKECPEVAKFKNKGLRNLSEMEILFKDSVATGHNAWAPSEDLRDDGGRVEVNSTFDTQMTDEHDFQGLGVETEECEEIGEPSQSSQGPKRKRGGNDNRRGGIDHRICELFDRVIESLNSDNSVTADKTTNVPTLADCLDMLKKLPGLEYGSETHILGICLMKSKTNRETFVLLDDLVLQLSWISNHTMADVSHQ from the exons ATGGACTCAACCCAATGTCAAGAGAATGGAAACAAAGATGGTAGTGTCAAACGATTAAAGGCTGATTGGAATGATACAAACTTGGACATATTTTTGAAGGCTTGTGTTGCGCAAGTACGCACTGGGAATAGGCCACATACTCATTTTAATAAACCGGGGTGGGCAAATTTGATAGCAGATTTTAACAGACAAACTGGGTTATCTTATGAgtacaagcaattgaaaaataaatgggATATTTTGAGAGGAGAATGGAGAGCTTGGACAAAACTTTTTGAAAAAGAGACTGGTCTTGGATGGGACAACACTAGGCAAACAGTTGCAGCAAGTGACGAGTGGTGGGCAGCCAAGATTAAG gagTGCCCTGAGGTTGCAAAGTTCAAAAATAAGGGTCTAAGAAATTTGTCTGAAATGGAGATCCTTTTTAAGGATTCTGTGGCAACTGGCCATAATGCATGGGCACCATCTGAGGACCTAAGAGATGATGGGGGAAGAGTTGAAGTAAATAGTACATTTGATACACAAATGACAGATGAGCATGACTTTCAGGGTTTAGGAGTTGAAACTGAAGAATGTGAAGAGATTGGAGAACCAAGTCAATCTAGTCAGGGGCCAAAAAGGAAGAGGGGAGGTAATGATAATAGGAGAGGGGGTATTGATCACCGAATCTGCGAGCTGTTTGATCGTGTAATTGAAAGCTTGAATAGTGATAATTCTGTTACTGCTGATAAAACAACTAATGTCCCTACACTTGCTGATTGCTTGGACATGCTTAAAAAATTGCCGGGATTGGAGTACGGTAGTGAGACTCACATACTTGGTATCTGCTTGATGAAATCAAAAACAAATAGGGAGACTTTTGTTCTATTGGATGACCTAGTTCTTCAGCTTAGTTGGATTAGTAACCACACTATGGCTGATGTTTCTCATCAGTGA